Proteins found in one Deltaproteobacteria bacterium genomic segment:
- a CDS encoding RluA family pseudouridine synthase, producing MQQLVIPAQWTGQRLDRALAELLSTSRSHVKMLLEHECIRIAGTVPKAGYILHDGDLVEVQPFDDPPAAAVAQDIPLDILYEDEFLVALNKPAGMVVHPAPGQWSGTVVNALLARWGWESTPGAFRPGIVHRLDKDTSGVLLIAKDTKTQEALARQFKERQIKKTYLAVVWKHLLPRTGTIALSVGRHPVDRKKMAVQVRNGRMAVSHYQVLHEIPHLSLIQLRLETGRTHQLRVHLAAIGHPIVGDPVYGARSHPQQVAEAVLSFSRQALHAVSLMFRHPVLQTQLSIRAPYPEDFAALVNLFRGSEKPTVETDSPDNIVIDSRKGI from the coding sequence ATGCAACAACTTGTGATTCCTGCGCAATGGACTGGTCAACGCCTGGATCGCGCGCTTGCGGAATTGCTGTCGACCTCACGCTCTCACGTCAAGATGCTGCTTGAACATGAGTGCATCCGTATTGCTGGTACGGTGCCAAAAGCGGGGTATATCCTGCATGACGGAGATTTGGTCGAGGTTCAGCCCTTCGACGATCCTCCGGCTGCTGCGGTAGCGCAAGACATTCCACTTGATATCCTCTACGAAGATGAATTCCTTGTCGCGCTTAACAAACCTGCCGGTATGGTGGTGCATCCTGCTCCAGGACAATGGTCGGGAACTGTCGTCAATGCACTTCTTGCGCGATGGGGATGGGAAAGTACCCCTGGAGCCTTTCGCCCAGGAATCGTTCATCGCCTGGACAAAGATACCTCCGGGGTTTTATTGATTGCCAAAGATACGAAGACGCAAGAAGCCTTAGCACGACAGTTCAAGGAACGACAGATAAAGAAAACGTATCTGGCGGTAGTATGGAAGCACCTCCTACCGCGAACTGGAACGATTGCTTTATCGGTTGGTCGTCATCCGGTCGATCGCAAGAAGATGGCGGTGCAAGTTCGTAACGGACGCATGGCAGTAAGCCACTATCAGGTTTTGCATGAAATTCCCCATCTTTCTCTCATCCAACTGCGCTTAGAAACTGGTCGTACACACCAACTGCGAGTGCATTTGGCAGCGATTGGGCATCCGATTGTCGGCGATCCCGTATATGGGGCCCGCTCTCACCCTCAGCAGGTCGCAGAGGCCGTGTTGTCTTTTTCTCGCCAGGCGCTCCATGCGGTGAGCCTCATGTTCCGCCACCCGGTGTTGCAAACGCAACTCTCGATTCGCGCTCCATATCCAGAGGATTTTGCTGCGCTTGTGAATTTGTTTCGCGGCAGTGAAAAACCCACGGTGGAAACTGATTCACCTGACAACATTGTCATTGACAGTAGGAAGGGAATTTAG
- a CDS encoding transcription termination factor Rho: MGRTSTKAETGEPREVRVDVAEEEDGLNLKALKEKKISELAQIARDFNVDGASSLRKQDLIFAILQAQAERSGFIYGEGVLEILSDGFGFLRSPDYNYLPGPDDIYVSPSQIRRFNLRTGDVVAGQIRPPKEGERYFALLKVEATNYEEPEKAREKILFDNLTPLYPQEHLRLEHGPEEYTARIIDLLTPIGKGQRGLIVAAPRTGKTMMLQSIAHGIAQNHKEVILIVLLIDERPEEVTDMQRSVRAEVVSSTFDEPATRHVQVAEMVIEKAKRLVEHGRDVVVLLDSITRLARAYNAVVPPSGKLLSGGVDANALRGPKKFFGAARNIEDGGSLTILGTALIDTGSRMDEVIFEEFKGTGNMEIHLDRRLMDKRIFPALDINRSGTRKEELLLPREVINRVWILRKLLSQLNTVEAMEFLMDKMQGTKNNQEFLESMNQ; the protein is encoded by the coding sequence ATGGGTCGGACGTCCACAAAAGCAGAGACCGGCGAGCCTAGAGAAGTCCGGGTCGATGTGGCCGAAGAAGAAGACGGTCTTAATCTGAAAGCTCTTAAAGAGAAGAAGATTAGTGAGCTTGCACAAATTGCCCGTGACTTCAACGTCGACGGCGCCTCAAGTCTTCGCAAGCAAGACCTCATCTTTGCTATTCTTCAGGCGCAAGCCGAACGAAGTGGCTTCATTTATGGAGAGGGGGTACTGGAGATTCTCTCCGATGGGTTCGGTTTTCTCCGGTCACCGGATTACAACTACCTCCCAGGACCGGATGACATTTACGTCTCACCCAGCCAAATTCGCCGTTTCAATCTCCGTACTGGTGATGTTGTCGCCGGGCAGATTCGTCCACCAAAAGAGGGGGAACGCTATTTTGCCCTCCTGAAAGTCGAGGCGACCAATTACGAGGAACCTGAGAAAGCGCGCGAGAAAATCCTCTTCGACAACTTAACGCCGCTCTATCCACAGGAGCACCTCAGGTTAGAACATGGCCCTGAGGAGTACACTGCGCGCATTATCGACTTGCTGACGCCGATCGGCAAAGGGCAACGGGGCCTCATCGTTGCTGCCCCGCGTACCGGGAAAACCATGATGCTGCAGAGCATTGCGCATGGGATCGCGCAGAATCACAAAGAGGTGATTCTTATTGTCCTGCTCATTGACGAACGGCCAGAAGAAGTGACGGACATGCAGCGTAGTGTACGTGCAGAGGTTGTGAGTTCGACATTCGACGAACCAGCCACCCGTCACGTCCAAGTCGCTGAGATGGTCATAGAAAAAGCGAAACGTTTGGTTGAGCATGGGCGGGATGTTGTGGTGCTGCTTGACAGTATTACCCGTCTCGCGCGTGCCTATAATGCGGTCGTTCCTCCCAGTGGGAAACTCCTATCGGGTGGTGTGGATGCCAACGCTCTCCGTGGACCAAAGAAATTCTTTGGCGCAGCTCGGAACATCGAAGATGGTGGAAGCCTCACTATTCTAGGCACCGCCCTCATTGATACTGGGAGCCGGATGGATGAAGTGATCTTTGAAGAGTTCAAAGGGACCGGCAACATGGAAATCCATCTGGACCGCCGCTTGATGGATAAGCGCATATTCCCAGCGCTTGATATTAACCGCTCTGGAACCCGAAAAGAGGAACTCTTATTGCCTCGTGAAGTGATCAACCGCGTGTGGATTTTGCGCAAACTGCTCTCGCAATTGAACACGGTTGAGGCAATGGAATTTCTCATGGATAAGATGCAAGGAACCAAGAACAATCAAGAATTCCTTGAGTCGATGAACCAGTAA
- the rpsB gene encoding 30S ribosomal protein S2 has product MAEVTIKQLLEAGVHFGHQTSRWDPKMKPFIFGARNGIHIIDLQQTVGMLREVCSFVRDLASQGGQFLFVGTKKQAQEVVREEAERCGMFFVNDRWPGGMLTNFQTIRKSIERLKKLEEMLENPSVADALTKREILGMSRERDKLMAALGGIKNMRKLPDALFVVDTKKEEIAVKEANKLGIPVVAPVDTNCDPDVVSHKVPGNDDAIRAIRLFTNVIAEAVLEGKTTYDERQQGEGRDTQVDARPSEGEAPSVDEQGGAA; this is encoded by the coding sequence ATGGCCGAGGTGACGATTAAGCAACTCCTTGAGGCTGGAGTCCATTTTGGACATCAGACTAGTCGGTGGGACCCAAAGATGAAACCCTTCATTTTTGGTGCACGCAACGGCATTCACATCATCGATCTGCAACAGACGGTAGGCATGCTGCGCGAGGTCTGCTCATTTGTACGCGACCTTGCCTCGCAGGGCGGACAATTTCTGTTTGTTGGCACCAAAAAGCAAGCCCAAGAAGTTGTCCGTGAAGAGGCAGAACGGTGTGGCATGTTTTTCGTCAATGATCGTTGGCCGGGTGGTATGCTGACGAACTTCCAGACCATTCGTAAGTCGATTGAGCGCTTAAAGAAGCTTGAAGAAATGCTGGAGAATCCGTCGGTTGCCGATGCACTCACAAAACGTGAAATTCTTGGCATGAGTCGGGAACGCGATAAGCTGATGGCTGCGCTTGGTGGTATCAAGAACATGCGGAAACTGCCTGATGCGCTGTTTGTCGTTGACACCAAAAAAGAAGAAATCGCAGTGAAAGAAGCGAATAAGCTCGGGATCCCGGTCGTTGCGCCTGTTGATACGAACTGTGATCCTGATGTCGTATCGCACAAAGTGCCTGGGAACGATGACGCGATTCGGGCGATTCGCTTGTTTACCAACGTCATTGCAGAGGCTGTACTGGAAGGTAAAACGACGTACGACGAACGGCAGCAGGGAGAAGGACGAGACACTCAAGTTGATGCCCGTCCGTCGGAAGGAGAGGCTCCCTCCGTTGACGAGCAGGGAGGTGCGGCATGA
- the tsf gene encoding translation elongation factor Ts — protein MSEKSTSMAQIKELRERTGAGVVDCQKALSESSGNIEKAIDYLREKGLAAAAKRAGRAAAQGVVGSYIHGGGKIGVLIEVNCETDFVARTEEFQKLVKDIAMQVAAANPRYVRREEVSDVEKQREREIYRTQTLESGKPAAVIDRIVEGKMEKFYSDICLLEQPFIREPGKTVEQLIKEVVARTGENVVVRRFARFQIGEGDGAAGQAE, from the coding sequence ATGAGTGAAAAATCTACCTCGATGGCCCAGATCAAAGAGCTACGAGAGCGAACTGGCGCTGGAGTAGTTGATTGCCAGAAAGCGCTCAGCGAGAGCAGCGGGAATATCGAAAAAGCGATTGATTATCTGCGTGAGAAAGGACTTGCCGCTGCAGCAAAGAGGGCTGGGCGAGCAGCCGCGCAAGGAGTGGTGGGGTCATACATTCATGGTGGCGGAAAAATCGGTGTGTTGATAGAAGTCAACTGTGAGACCGATTTTGTTGCTCGCACAGAAGAGTTCCAAAAGCTAGTGAAGGATATTGCCATGCAGGTGGCAGCGGCGAATCCTCGGTACGTGCGTCGTGAGGAAGTCTCTGACGTCGAAAAACAGCGTGAGCGAGAAATCTATCGCACGCAGACGTTGGAGTCTGGTAAGCCTGCGGCAGTTATTGATCGTATTGTCGAAGGCAAGATGGAGAAGTTTTACAGCGACATCTGTCTCCTGGAACAGCCATTTATCCGGGAGCCGGGGAAGACGGTAGAGCAGCTCATCAAAGAAGTCGTTGCTCGTACTGGAGAAAACGTTGTCGTGCGTCGGTTTGCACGCTTCCAGATTGGCGAAGGAGACGGCGCTGCCGGACAAGCAGAATGA
- a CDS encoding UMP kinase has protein sequence MTTASPRYRRILLKIGGEALAGDFGYGIEEDMLSRVAHEVKEVHDSGCEVAVVVGGGNIFRGVAASAKGMGRATGDYMGMLATVINSLAMQEALEQLGTPTRVMSALTITQVAEPYIRRRATRHLEKRRVVIFAAGTGNPYFTTDTAASLRAMEIEAEIIFKATKVDGIYDADPMKVPNAKRYQKLTYIEVLQQNLKVMDSTAISLCMDNQLPILVFSLLEPGNIRRAVFGEPVGTLVHGGRS, from the coding sequence ATGACCACTGCGTCACCTCGTTATCGACGTATCTTGTTGAAGATCGGTGGGGAAGCACTTGCCGGAGACTTCGGATACGGCATTGAAGAAGACATGCTCTCGCGTGTTGCGCATGAGGTAAAGGAAGTTCATGACTCTGGTTGTGAAGTCGCAGTAGTTGTCGGTGGAGGCAACATTTTTCGTGGTGTGGCTGCCAGTGCCAAAGGGATGGGCCGTGCTACTGGTGACTACATGGGAATGCTCGCTACGGTTATCAACAGCCTGGCGATGCAGGAGGCTTTGGAGCAACTCGGGACTCCCACGCGGGTGATGTCAGCGTTGACGATTACACAAGTGGCAGAGCCCTACATTCGTCGACGTGCAACGCGTCACTTAGAGAAGCGGCGTGTGGTGATTTTTGCTGCAGGAACTGGGAATCCCTATTTTACTACCGATACTGCAGCAAGCCTTCGGGCGATGGAAATCGAGGCAGAGATCATCTTCAAGGCGACGAAAGTTGATGGCATTTACGATGCTGACCCAATGAAGGTGCCAAATGCCAAACGATACCAGAAACTGACGTACATCGAGGTCTTACAGCAGAACCTCAAGGTGATGGACTCGACAGCCATTTCCTTGTGTATGGATAACCAATTGCCGATTTTGGTCTTTAGCCTGCTTGAGCCAGGGAACATTAGGCGCGCTGTGTTTGGTGAACCGGTAGGAACCTTGGTACATGGAGGTCGTTCATGA
- a CDS encoding ribosome recycling factor produces the protein MNAQVVDAVKKEMEQTLAGLRKELTKVRTGRASTALIEGLLVEYYGNKSPLNQLAALSAPEPRLLVIQPYDKSVMNVIEKAILQSDLGLTPVNDGKVIRVPIPQLTEERRKELVRHVNKVGEDYRVSTRNHRRDANERIKKLQKDKQITEDEVRTTQDRIQKLTDEYIDKIDKVLKTKEDELMAV, from the coding sequence ATGAATGCCCAGGTCGTTGATGCCGTAAAAAAAGAGATGGAGCAAACACTCGCTGGGTTGCGGAAAGAACTCACCAAAGTCCGCACTGGTCGAGCATCCACTGCGTTGATTGAGGGGCTTCTCGTTGAATACTACGGTAACAAGTCTCCTCTCAACCAACTTGCGGCGCTATCCGCGCCTGAGCCTCGTCTGTTGGTCATTCAGCCGTACGATAAAAGCGTCATGAATGTCATAGAGAAGGCGATCCTACAGTCTGATCTGGGGCTGACGCCGGTGAATGATGGCAAAGTCATTCGCGTGCCGATTCCGCAACTGACGGAAGAACGGCGGAAAGAGCTCGTGCGTCACGTCAATAAGGTGGGGGAGGATTACCGCGTATCAACACGTAATCATCGCCGCGATGCGAATGAGCGCATAAAAAAATTGCAAAAAGATAAACAAATTACCGAAGATGAGGTGCGTACAACACAGGACCGAATACAAAAATTAACTGACGAATACATCGATAAGATTGACAAAGTCCTCAAAACAAAAGAGGACGAACTCATGGCTGTTTAA
- a CDS encoding isoprenyl transferase produces MTRSLSPSNTINDGLEKDRLPRHVAIIMDGNGRWAQRRSLGRVEGHKRGREAVETVVETCREIGIDYVTLYAFSTENWQRPPTEVRALMALLQRYLRSELPQMIRKNVRLRAVGDLDRLPAKVRDSLDNVMTATRNNIGLTVILALSYGAREEIIQATRTLALAVQRGELAPQDITEQHFTQALWTADIPDPDFLIRTSGEFRLSNFLLWQLAYTELYVTDTLWPDFTRDEFLRALANYQNRERRFGRTAEQQTATEPRRATR; encoded by the coding sequence GTGACGCGCTCTCTTTCTCCTTCTAACACTATTAACGACGGTCTAGAAAAAGACCGCCTCCCTCGGCACGTCGCCATTATTATGGATGGAAACGGACGCTGGGCGCAGCGCCGGAGCCTTGGTCGCGTGGAAGGCCATAAGCGTGGGCGAGAAGCTGTCGAAACGGTCGTCGAGACTTGTCGGGAAATCGGTATCGACTACGTTACCCTCTACGCGTTTTCAACGGAGAACTGGCAGCGTCCACCAACAGAAGTACGAGCCTTGATGGCACTGCTGCAACGCTATTTGCGTAGCGAACTGCCACAAATGATACGAAAGAATGTCCGCCTTCGTGCGGTTGGTGACTTGGATCGCTTACCTGCAAAGGTCCGCGATTCACTCGACAACGTGATGACGGCGACGCGTAACAACATTGGACTCACAGTGATCCTTGCGCTCAGTTATGGCGCCCGCGAAGAAATCATTCAAGCCACGCGCACGCTTGCCCTTGCCGTCCAAAGAGGTGAACTGGCTCCCCAAGACATAACGGAACAGCATTTCACCCAGGCGTTGTGGACCGCTGATATTCCTGATCCTGATTTTCTGATTCGTACGAGTGGGGAATTTCGGTTGAGTAATTTTTTACTCTGGCAATTGGCGTATACTGAACTATATGTGACAGACACGTTATGGCCAGATTTTACGCGTGACGAATTCCTCCGAGCGCTTGCGAACTACCAGAACCGCGAGCGGCGTTTTGGCCGTACTGCTGAACAACAAACCGCTACTGAACCGAGACGAGCAACGCGTTAA
- a CDS encoding phosphatidate cytidylyltransferase, translating into MTIVLRDRLLTAAVGVPLLILLVCWSPSWLFATAILLLTGIGLWEYFSLTRPLSSLPSAVGVGWGLAVAVTMTASSLSLSVTVLLLGLFVVFALALRNHQPERGLVDVSLSLLGVVYVGFLLPHLIWLGEVPNGRWWVFFLLLAVMLGDSAAYAVGRIWGSRKLLPHISPGKTVEGSLGAYLGNCGAAIGAWLWLLPDQTLVELLCIALGLGSVAQVGDLCESAIKRACGAKDSGHIFPGHGGVLDRVDSLLFPSAMLYYYITLSA; encoded by the coding sequence ATCACCATTGTGTTGCGTGACCGCCTTCTTACTGCTGCCGTCGGTGTCCCGCTATTAATTCTCTTAGTCTGTTGGTCTCCCTCGTGGCTTTTTGCTACGGCGATTCTGCTCTTAACGGGGATCGGGCTGTGGGAGTATTTCTCGCTGACACGTCCCTTGTCATCATTGCCATCTGCGGTTGGGGTCGGGTGGGGACTTGCGGTTGCGGTAACCATGACAGCATCTTCCCTCTCTTTGAGTGTCACGGTGTTGTTGTTGGGGCTGTTCGTTGTCTTCGCTCTGGCGTTGCGTAATCACCAACCTGAACGTGGCCTTGTTGACGTCAGTTTGTCATTGCTTGGGGTCGTGTATGTTGGTTTCCTCCTGCCGCATCTCATATGGCTAGGGGAAGTACCGAACGGGCGATGGTGGGTGTTCTTTCTGCTCTTGGCCGTGATGCTTGGCGATTCGGCGGCGTATGCTGTGGGACGCATATGGGGATCACGTAAACTGCTTCCACATATCAGTCCAGGAAAGACTGTTGAGGGGAGTCTTGGGGCATACCTTGGCAACTGCGGTGCAGCGATCGGAGCCTGGTTGTGGCTTCTTCCTGACCAGACGCTCGTTGAACTCTTATGTATAGCCTTGGGCCTAGGGAGTGTTGCTCAAGTTGGTGATTTGTGTGAGTCTGCGATTAAACGAGCATGTGGGGCGAAGGATTCGGGTCATATTTTTCCCGGCCATGGCGGTGTCCTTGATCGAGTCGATAGTTTGCTTTTTCCCTCAGCCATGCTCTATTACTATATTACGTTGTCAGCCTAG
- the rseP gene encoding RIP metalloprotease RseP produces the protein MDPIVIIQVIIVFGLIIFVHELGHFLAAKAVGVGVERFSLGFGPKIFGKQVGDTEYQLSAIPLGGYVKMVGEEQQEEGGTPIDIEKSFSHKSLPRRFLIVFAGPFSNIVWAFIIFVVLFMSFGLHVPLDLPRIGGTVPNLPAAKAGIEKGDEVLSVAGAPVTTWKELADKIQQSQGNPVVLSVKKKDGGTAELTVTPESRDDPTTGASRYAIGITADSKVEEVSFGRALSVAAQETWAWTKLIFQNLLMLVTGNVSPKELGGPILIAQEAGRQAKLGLDYLLRFAAIINVNLAVFNLLPIPILDGGHLMFFTIEGLLGRPPSMRSREMALSFGFLVIITLIVFVMYNDIARIVMG, from the coding sequence ATGGATCCAATTGTCATTATACAAGTCATTATCGTGTTTGGGCTGATTATCTTTGTCCATGAATTAGGCCATTTTCTTGCGGCGAAAGCGGTTGGCGTTGGTGTTGAACGGTTCTCGCTCGGATTTGGCCCAAAAATCTTCGGCAAACAAGTCGGCGACACTGAGTATCAATTGAGTGCGATTCCTCTTGGTGGCTATGTGAAGATGGTTGGGGAGGAGCAGCAAGAGGAAGGCGGAACCCCGATCGACATTGAAAAATCCTTCTCGCATAAATCTCTCCCACGGCGCTTTCTCATCGTCTTTGCCGGACCTTTTTCAAATATCGTCTGGGCCTTCATCATCTTTGTTGTCCTGTTTATGAGTTTTGGGTTGCACGTCCCGCTCGATCTGCCGCGCATTGGTGGGACCGTCCCAAATCTCCCTGCGGCCAAAGCTGGCATAGAAAAGGGAGATGAGGTGCTCAGTGTCGCTGGCGCACCTGTGACCACCTGGAAAGAATTGGCCGACAAGATTCAGCAGAGCCAGGGAAACCCTGTCGTGCTGTCCGTCAAAAAGAAGGATGGGGGTACAGCAGAACTAACGGTGACTCCAGAATCGCGTGATGATCCGACAACTGGCGCTTCACGCTATGCCATTGGTATTACGGCAGACTCAAAAGTTGAGGAAGTGTCCTTTGGTCGAGCGCTCAGTGTTGCGGCGCAAGAGACCTGGGCGTGGACCAAGTTAATTTTTCAGAATCTCTTGATGCTCGTGACAGGAAACGTCTCGCCCAAAGAACTTGGTGGGCCGATCCTTATTGCGCAAGAAGCTGGGCGGCAAGCGAAGCTTGGACTCGACTATCTCCTACGTTTTGCTGCGATTATTAATGTGAATCTTGCCGTGTTTAACTTGCTGCCGATCCCGATTCTTGATGGTGGCCACCTGATGTTCTTCACGATTGAAGGCCTCCTCGGACGTCCACCCAGCATGCGTTCGCGGGAAATGGCACTGAGCTTTGGTTTTTTGGTCATCATCACCCTCATCGTCTTTGTGATGTACAACGACATCGCACGGATTGTGATGGGATAA
- the tsaB gene encoding tRNA (adenosine(37)-N6)-threonylcarbamoyltransferase complex dimerization subunit type 1 TsaB has protein sequence MLLLGLDTATQIASVGITRGEEVLAEASTRATSNHTETLLPLIAEVLAQAQVTLPDIEGIGVAIGPGSFTGLRIALGTVKGLAYATGQPVAGIPTLEALAYTVSDWAGLVCPILDARKREVYTALFYRSASGEIAPVRSAQVSTLKSVLEQISAPCLFLGDGVETYGEAIREHCSDRAHLLPFETYHPRGAVVAKLAWRRLSRSDADDIATLVPSYVRPPEAVLKRTS, from the coding sequence ATGCTCCTCCTCGGCCTTGATACCGCCACCCAAATCGCCAGCGTCGGTATCACACGTGGTGAAGAAGTCTTAGCCGAAGCCTCGACTCGGGCGACCTCCAATCACACCGAAACACTTTTACCGCTGATCGCTGAAGTGCTTGCCCAAGCGCAGGTGACTTTACCAGACATTGAAGGGATCGGTGTTGCAATCGGTCCAGGGTCGTTTACCGGACTGCGCATCGCGCTAGGGACGGTCAAAGGCTTAGCGTATGCGACGGGCCAGCCGGTTGCTGGAATTCCCACGCTAGAGGCGCTCGCTTATACAGTGAGTGATTGGGCAGGGCTCGTCTGTCCAATTCTCGATGCACGCAAACGCGAAGTCTATACCGCACTTTTTTACCGCAGTGCGAGTGGCGAGATTGCGCCAGTACGGTCCGCCCAGGTTTCGACATTGAAATCTGTATTAGAGCAGATTTCAGCCCCGTGCCTTTTTCTCGGAGACGGAGTCGAAACCTATGGGGAAGCGATCCGGGAACACTGTAGCGACCGTGCCCATCTGCTACCATTTGAGACCTATCATCCCCGTGGCGCTGTCGTTGCTAAATTAGCGTGGCGACGATTGTCTCGTAGTGACGCTGACGACATTGCCACACTAGTTCCCTCGTATGTTCGACCACCAGAGGCGGTGCTCAAGCGGACCTCGTAG
- the mdh gene encoding malate dehydrogenase, with the protein MARKKIALIGAGNIGGTLAHLCALKQLGDVVLFDVVDGLPQGKALDILEAAPIEGYDISLKGTTKYEDVAGADVCIVTAGVARKPGMSRDDLLGINCKIMKDVSESIAKYAPNAFVIVITNPLDAMVTLCKRLTKFPKNRVVGQAGVLDSSRYRTFIANELNVSVRNVTAMVLGGHGDDMVPVRSYCQVGGQPVDQLIPAKRLDEIEQRTRQAGGEIVALLKTGSAFYSPASAAIQMAEAYLFDKKQILPCAAYLEGEYGISGVYFGVPVVIGAGGIEKVVELKLSDKEKQEMQVSVSHVQELVTAMDKVLAAA; encoded by the coding sequence ATGGCACGAAAGAAAATTGCTCTCATCGGCGCTGGTAATATTGGTGGAACTTTGGCTCACCTGTGTGCTCTCAAGCAATTAGGCGACGTTGTCCTCTTTGACGTAGTTGATGGCCTTCCTCAAGGAAAAGCCCTCGACATTCTCGAAGCTGCTCCGATCGAAGGCTATGACATCAGTCTTAAAGGCACGACGAAATATGAAGATGTGGCAGGTGCAGATGTTTGTATTGTCACTGCTGGTGTGGCCCGTAAGCCTGGTATGAGCCGTGATGATCTTCTCGGTATTAACTGCAAAATCATGAAGGACGTCTCTGAGAGCATCGCGAAATATGCTCCCAATGCGTTTGTGATCGTTATCACCAACCCGTTGGATGCAATGGTGACCTTGTGCAAACGGCTGACGAAGTTCCCGAAGAATAGAGTCGTCGGCCAGGCTGGAGTACTCGATTCGTCACGCTATCGCACGTTCATTGCCAACGAACTGAACGTTTCAGTACGTAATGTTACGGCAATGGTGCTCGGCGGCCACGGCGACGATATGGTGCCGGTTCGCAGTTACTGCCAAGTCGGTGGCCAACCCGTCGATCAACTGATTCCTGCAAAACGTTTAGACGAAATCGAGCAACGTACCCGTCAGGCTGGTGGCGAGATTGTGGCGTTGTTAAAGACTGGCTCAGCGTTCTACTCGCCAGCTTCTGCTGCGATTCAAATGGCAGAGGCCTATCTGTTCGATAAGAAACAAATTCTTCCGTGCGCGGCCTATCTCGAAGGCGAGTACGGCATTAGCGGTGTCTACTTTGGCGTTCCGGTGGTGATTGGTGCTGGTGGGATCGAGAAAGTGGTCGAGTTGAAGCTCAGCGACAAAGAAAAGCAGGAAATGCAAGTGTCTGTCAGTCACGTGCAAGAACTGGTGACGGCGATGGATAAGGTGTTGGCTGCTGCGTAA
- a CDS encoding fumarate hydratase: protein MRTIETQKITDTIIQLCMEANFVLGDDMLNAFDNALSKERSPAGRSALEMIKENAQISRTQRLPYCQDTGFVICFADIGQDVHITGGFLEDAINEGVRKGYKEGYLRASIVGDPFNRKNTGDNTPAIVHTQIVPGDKLTLMVMAKGGGCENRSKYKMCTPAEGIEGAKNFVIECIKTAGPDACPPLIAGVGIGGTFEKAALLSKRALFRGIGEPNPSAELQTLEQELLTKANKLGIGPQGYGGDTTAFAIHINTYPCHITSLPVAVTIECHAHRHKEAVL, encoded by the coding sequence ATGCGAACGATTGAAACGCAAAAAATTACCGACACCATCATTCAGCTGTGTATGGAAGCCAACTTTGTTCTTGGCGACGACATGCTGAATGCGTTTGACAACGCCCTCAGCAAGGAGCGCTCTCCTGCGGGCCGTAGTGCGTTGGAGATGATCAAAGAGAATGCCCAGATTTCGCGGACGCAGCGATTGCCGTACTGCCAAGATACCGGCTTTGTGATCTGCTTTGCCGACATTGGGCAAGATGTGCATATCACTGGTGGTTTCTTAGAAGATGCGATCAACGAGGGCGTACGCAAGGGGTACAAAGAAGGCTACTTGCGTGCATCGATCGTAGGTGACCCATTTAACCGCAAGAATACTGGGGACAACACGCCAGCGATTGTCCACACGCAAATCGTTCCTGGTGACAAATTGACGCTGATGGTCATGGCCAAAGGTGGTGGCTGTGAGAATCGCAGTAAATACAAAATGTGTACTCCGGCTGAAGGTATCGAAGGCGCGAAGAACTTCGTGATTGAGTGCATCAAGACCGCTGGCCCAGACGCCTGCCCACCGTTGATTGCCGGTGTCGGTATCGGTGGCACCTTTGAGAAGGCGGCGTTACTCTCGAAGCGTGCGCTCTTTCGTGGCATTGGCGAACCGAACCCGAGTGCTGAGTTACAGACCCTCGAACAAGAGCTACTCACCAAGGCCAACAAGTTGGGCATCGGTCCGCAAGGATACGGCGGTGATACGACGGCATTTGCGATTCATATCAATACGTATCCGTGTCATATCACGAGTCTACCGGTGGCAGTGACGATCGAATGTCATGCCCATCGC